GCGATTTAGCGGACGGGCGGCGACGATTCCTTTACCGGGGGGACTGGCGCTCTCACGGGCTGTGTTCGATGAACGGCTTGTGGAAGCGGCGGTGGACGCGGGCGCATTCTTTTTGCCGGAAACTACAGCCACGTTGCAGAACAATGCAGAGCAGGATCAGACGCGGCAGGTCAAGCTGGCACAACAGGGGCAACCTTCGGGGACTGTGACTGCGAAAATCGTTCTGGCAGCAGATGGGCTAGGGCATCCCAGTCTGCAGCATTGTGAGGCGTTTGAGAGTACCGTATCACAGAGTTCCCGCATGGGGGTGGGGGCATTACTGGCGAGTGACAATTTATCAGACTACCCGACGGGCGTGATTCATATGGCCATCCATCAATCCGGTTATGTAGGACTGGTGCGGGTTGAAGATGGCAGAGTGAACCTGGCGGCGGCGATCGACGGGGACTTTATCAAACAGAGCGGCAGTCCTGCGGCGGCGGTGCTGGCGATTTTGAAGGCATCCGGTTTTCCGACCTTCTCTGAAATCTCGGAAGGGAGTTTCAAAGGGACGATTCCCTTCACCCGCAAAACCATTCGGCCGGTGGGGAAGCGCGTGTTTGTGTTGGGGGATGCGGCCGGTTATCTGGAACCCTTTACAGGAGAAGGGATGGCGAATGCGATTGCGGATGCCGTTGCCGTCGCGGAGCTCGTTCCGCAAGGCCTTTCAGAGTGGGATCAGAGCCTTGAGCAGACCTGGTTGAAAAAACATCATGAGATCACAGACGGAAGATTATATTGGTGCCGCTGGCTGGCGCAGTTGTTGCGTTTGCCTGTTGCGGTGGGAATCGGGCTGCGTTTATTTCATTTGTTTCCGGCAGTGGCGCGGCCGATTGTCGCCCGTTTAAATCATTAAAGAACAGCGCACTTTCAGCGAGAGCCTCTATGAGTTTTGAACTACTGGGAATTGGTACGACGACGCCTCAACATTCGATTGAACAGGCGGATGCAGCCGTGCATGCGGAAGCATTGAGTTGCAGTGCTGTGTCGACGGATCAACAGCGGCGTTTGCTCCCGATTTTGTATCGTCGGGCGGGAGTCAAAACGCGGCATAGTGTCGTCTTGG
This genomic interval from Gimesia alba contains the following:
- a CDS encoding NAD(P)/FAD-dependent oxidoreductase, yielding MTLVHAISMTEACSRDWDVVVIGAGPAGTVAARQLALQKRRVLLIERKAFPRYKVCGCCLNQRAISALQEIGLGDLLEESNAVPLNSFEMRFSGRAATIPLPGGLALSRAVFDERLVEAAVDAGAFFLPETTATLQNNAEQDQTRQVKLAQQGQPSGTVTAKIVLAADGLGHPSLQHCEAFESTVSQSSRMGVGALLASDNLSDYPTGVIHMAIHQSGYVGLVRVEDGRVNLAAAIDGDFIKQSGSPAAAVLAILKASGFPTFSEISEGSFKGTIPFTRKTIRPVGKRVFVLGDAAGYLEPFTGEGMANAIADAVAVAELVPQGLSEWDQSLEQTWLKKHHEITDGRLYWCRWLAQLLRLPVAVGIGLRLFHLFPAVARPIVARLNH